The following coding sequences lie in one Arabidopsis thaliana chromosome 3, partial sequence genomic window:
- the IBM1 gene encoding Transcription factor jumonji (jmjC) domain-containing protein (increase in bonsai methylation 1 (IBM1); CONTAINS InterPro DOMAIN/s: Transcription factor jumonji/aspartyl beta-hydroxylase (InterPro:IPR003347); BEST Arabidopsis thaliana protein match is: transcription factor jumonji (jmjC) domain-containing protein (TAIR:AT1G62310.1); Has 3909 Blast hits to 1142 proteins in 231 species: Archae - 5; Bacteria - 1730; Metazoa - 411; Fungi - 91; Plants - 818; Viruses - 8; Other Eukaryotes - 846 (source: NCBI BLink).) gives MDSVEEEGVVRVEEENGRGGLRRHRRVSTKLANYVDPPTDDEEDGGPKRKGKRGGNRAPKKTPKKDEEMQKNEIDEANRVTGLVKEKRAATKILNRKDSIIEVGEASGSMPKEVKGIRIGKRKGEIDGEIPTKPGKKPKTTVDPRIIGYRPDNMCHQCQKSDRIVERCQTCNSKRYCHPCLDTWYPLIAKEDVAKKCMFCSSTCNCRACLRLDTKLKGINSNLIVSEEEKVQASKFILQSLLPHLKGINDEQVAEKEVEAKIYGLKFEEVRPQDAKAFPDERLYCDICKTSIYDLHRNCKSCSFDICLSCCLEIRNGKALACKEDVSWNYINRGLEYEHGQEGKVIEKPANKLDDKLKDKLDGKPDDKPKGKPKGRPKGKPDDKPKGKLKGKQDDKPDDKPDEKPVNTDHMKYPSLWKANEAGIITCCCGAGELVLKRLLPDGWISELVNRVEKTAEAGELLNLPETVLERCPCSNSDRHIDIDSCNLLKAACREGSEDNYLYSPSVWDVQQDDLKHFQHHWVKGEPVIVRNVLEATSGLSWEPMVMHRACRQISHVQHGSLKDVVAVDCLDFCEVKVNLHEFFTGYTDGRYDRMGWPLVLKLKDWPPAKVFKDNLPRHAEEFLCSLPLKHYTHPVNGPLNLAVKLPQNCLKPDMGPKTYVASGFAQELGRGDSVTKLHCDMSDAVSTHMICLFSFSYPFLSSKSVHSYCFSLHIYNDFRTYENIKIRYHFLIGHLDFLLHLGFVSSSFPDQFLKLFCFSFG, from the exons ATGGATTCTGTGGAGGAAGAAGGTGTTGTTAgggttgaagaagagaacGGACGCGGTGGTCTCCGTAGGCATCGGAGGGTTTCTACGAAGCTGGCGAATTACGTAGATCCTCCGACtgacgacgaagaagatggaggACCCAAGCGAAAGGGCAAAAGGGGTGGAAATAGGGCTCCGAAAAAGACACCGAAGAAAGACGAGGAGATGCAAAAGAACGAAATTGATGAAGCAAACCGAGTCACTGGTCTGGTGAAGGAAAAAAGAGCCGCGACTAAGATTCTGAATCGCAAAGACTCCATTATTGAAGTAGGAGAAGCTTCTGGAAGCATGCCCAAGGAAGTAAAGGGAATTAGGATTGGGAAAAGGAAGGGAGAAATCGATGGTGAGATTCCAACTAAGCCGGGCAAGAAGCCAAAGACTACAGTAGACCCGAGAATCATTGGTTACAGACCG GACAATATGTGCCATCAATGTCAAAAGAGCGATAGGATTGTTGAACGGTGTCAGACCTGCAATAGTAAGCGTTATTGTCATCCATGCTTGGACACTTG GTACCCCCTTATAGCAAAAGAAGATGTTGCCAAGAAATGCATGTTCTGCTCTAGTACTTGCAATTGCAGAGCATGCTTGCGTCTAGATACTAAATTGAAA GGGATAAATTCGAACCTCATAGTCAGCGAGGAAGAAAAGGTCCAAGCCTCTAAGTTTATTCTGCAGAGCCTTCTCCCACATCTGAAAGGAATAAATGATGAACAAGTTGCTGAGAAGGAAGTTGAGGCCAAAATATACG GACTGAAGTTTGAAGAGGTGAGGCCCCAAGACGCTAAAGCTTTCCCTGATGAAAGACTATACTG TGATATCTGCAAGACTTCTATCTATGATCTCCATAGGAATTGCAAGTCCTGTAGTTTTGATATCTGCCTTAGCTGTTGCCTTGAGATCCGCAATGGAAAGGCTCTGGCATGTAAGGAGGATGTGTCTTGGAATTATATTAACCGAGGTTTAGAGTATGAACATGGACAAGAAGGAAAAGTGATTGAAAAGCCGGCGAATAAGCTAGATGATAAGTTGAAAGATAAGCTGGATGGTAAGCCGGATGATAAGCCGAAGGGTAAGCCAAAGGGTAGGCCAAAGGGTAAGCCGGATGATAAGCCGAAGGGTAAACTGAAGGGTAAGCAGGATGATAAACCGGATGATAAGCCAGATGAGAAGCCGGTTAATACAGACCATATGAAGTACCCTTCTCTGTGGAAAGCAAATGAAGCTGGGATCATTACTTGTTGTTGTGGTGCTGGGGAGTTAGTGCTGAAACGACTACTTCCGGATGGTTGGATATCTGAGTTGGTCAACAGAGTTGAAAAAACTGCTGAAGCTGGCGAGCTTTTGAATTTACCTGAAACGGTTTTGGAGCGATGCCCTTGTTCTAACTCTGACAGACATATTGACATAGACAGCTGTAATTTGTTAAAAGCTGCTTGTCGAGAAGGTTCAGAAGACAATTATCTTTACTCTCCAAGTGTATGGGATGTTCAACAAGATGATTTGAAGCATTTTCAGCACCATTGGGTAAAAGGCGAGCCTGTGATTGTGAGAAATGTGCTTGAAGCTACATCTGGTTTAAGCTGGGAACCAATGGTAATGCATCGTGCCTGCCGCCAGATAAGCCATGTCCAGCATGGATCACTTAAGGATGTTGTTGCTGTTGATTGTTTGGACTTCTGTGAG GTAAAAGTTAATCTTCATGAATTTTTTACTGGATACACGGATGGCCGATATGATCGAATGGGTTGGCCACTAGTTCTGAAACTGAAAGATTGGCCTCCAGCTAAAGTCTTCAAAGATAACTTGCCACGTCATGCTGAGGAGTTCTTATGTAGTTTGCCTTTGAAGCATTACACTCATCCGGTTAATGGACCTTTGAATCTCGCTGTCAAGCTTCCCCAAAATTGCTTGAAGCCAGACATGGGACCAAAGACGTACGTTGCTTCTGGATTTGCTCAAGAATTAGGCCGTGGAGATTCTGTTACTAAGCTCCACTGCGACATGTCTGATGCGGTTAGTACCCATATGATTTGTCTTTTCTCGTTTTCATatccatttctttcttctaagTCTGTCCattcttattgtttttctttgcaCATCTATAATGATTTCAGAACCtatgaaaacattaaaatcagATACCATTTCCTAATCGGTCACTTAgattttttattacatttaggattcgtctcctcttcttttccagATCAGTTCCTTAAGttattctgtttttcttttggctgA
- the IBM1 gene encoding Transcription factor jumonji (jmjC) domain-containing protein (increase in bonsai methylation 1 (IBM1); CONTAINS InterPro DOMAIN/s: Transcription factor jumonji/aspartyl beta-hydroxylase (InterPro:IPR003347), Transcription factor jumonji (InterPro:IPR013129); BEST Arabidopsis thaliana protein match is: Transcription factor jumonji (jmjC) domain-containing protein (TAIR:AT1G11950.1); Has 4122 Blast hits to 1300 proteins in 255 species: Archae - 5; Bacteria - 1758; Metazoa - 460; Fungi - 93; Plants - 912; Viruses - 8; Other Eukaryotes - 886 (source: NCBI BLink).) has translation MDSVEEEGVVRVEEENGRGGLRRHRRVSTKLANYVDPPTDDEEDGGPKRKGKRGGNRAPKKTPKKDEEMQKNEIDEANRVTGLVKEKRAATKILNRKDSIIEVGEASGSMPKEVKGIRIGKRKGEIDGEIPTKPGKKPKTTVDPRIIGYRPDNMCHQCQKSDRIVERCQTCNSKRYCHPCLDTWYPLIAKEDVAKKCMFCSSTCNCRACLRLDTKLKGINSNLIVSEEEKVQASKFILQSLLPHLKGINDEQVAEKEVEAKIYGLKFEEVRPQDAKAFPDERLYCDICKTSIYDLHRNCKSCSFDICLSCCLEIRNGKALACKEDVSWNYINRGLEYEHGQEGKVIEKPANKLDDKLKDKLDGKPDDKPKGKPKGRPKGKPDDKPKGKLKGKQDDKPDDKPDEKPVNTDHMKYPSLWKANEAGIITCCCGAGELVLKRLLPDGWISELVNRVEKTAEAGELLNLPETVLERCPCSNSDRHIDIDSCNLLKAACREGSEDNYLYSPSVWDVQQDDLKHFQHHWVKGEPVIVRNVLEATSGLSWEPMVMHRACRQISHVQHGSLKDVVAVDCLDFCEVKVNLHEFFTGYTDGRYDRMGWPLVLKLKDWPPAKVFKDNLPRHAEEFLCSLPLKHYTHPVNGPLNLAVKLPQNCLKPDMGPKTYVASGFAQELGRGDSVTKLHCDMSDAVNILTHISEVPNMQPGIGNLKKKHAEQDLKELYSSVANKEEMMEILENSRQQVQNVETDDGALWDIFRREDIPKLESYIEKHHKEFRHLYCCPVSQVVHPIHDQNFYLTRYHIMKLKEEYGIEPWTFNQKLGDAVLIPVGCPHQVRNLKSCNKVALDFVSPENVSECLRLTKQYRLLPPNHFAKEDKLGVKKMIVHAVDKALRDLSGEKSPEPEEKKQNMRGPKKGAAKAVAKALKDLSPSEKKSSEAAEEEISNGIVNAIDKGLKDLPPSEEKSSEAKVEISNGIVSAMDKDLEHISSSEKKSTEEEGVKRPNIVRTYERRKKLGSEVTNAYIDRLEMEKM, from the exons ATGGATTCTGTGGAGGAAGAAGGTGTTGTTAgggttgaagaagagaacGGACGCGGTGGTCTCCGTAGGCATCGGAGGGTTTCTACGAAGCTGGCGAATTACGTAGATCCTCCGACtgacgacgaagaagatggaggACCCAAGCGAAAGGGCAAAAGGGGTGGAAATAGGGCTCCGAAAAAGACACCGAAGAAAGACGAGGAGATGCAAAAGAACGAAATTGATGAAGCAAACCGAGTCACTGGTCTGGTGAAGGAAAAAAGAGCCGCGACTAAGATTCTGAATCGCAAAGACTCCATTATTGAAGTAGGAGAAGCTTCTGGAAGCATGCCCAAGGAAGTAAAGGGAATTAGGATTGGGAAAAGGAAGGGAGAAATCGATGGTGAGATTCCAACTAAGCCGGGCAAGAAGCCAAAGACTACAGTAGACCCGAGAATCATTGGTTACAGACCG GACAATATGTGCCATCAATGTCAAAAGAGCGATAGGATTGTTGAACGGTGTCAGACCTGCAATAGTAAGCGTTATTGTCATCCATGCTTGGACACTTG GTACCCCCTTATAGCAAAAGAAGATGTTGCCAAGAAATGCATGTTCTGCTCTAGTACTTGCAATTGCAGAGCATGCTTGCGTCTAGATACTAAATTGAAA GGGATAAATTCGAACCTCATAGTCAGCGAGGAAGAAAAGGTCCAAGCCTCTAAGTTTATTCTGCAGAGCCTTCTCCCACATCTGAAAGGAATAAATGATGAACAAGTTGCTGAGAAGGAAGTTGAGGCCAAAATATACG GACTGAAGTTTGAAGAGGTGAGGCCCCAAGACGCTAAAGCTTTCCCTGATGAAAGACTATACTG TGATATCTGCAAGACTTCTATCTATGATCTCCATAGGAATTGCAAGTCCTGTAGTTTTGATATCTGCCTTAGCTGTTGCCTTGAGATCCGCAATGGAAAGGCTCTGGCATGTAAGGAGGATGTGTCTTGGAATTATATTAACCGAGGTTTAGAGTATGAACATGGACAAGAAGGAAAAGTGATTGAAAAGCCGGCGAATAAGCTAGATGATAAGTTGAAAGATAAGCTGGATGGTAAGCCGGATGATAAGCCGAAGGGTAAGCCAAAGGGTAGGCCAAAGGGTAAGCCGGATGATAAGCCGAAGGGTAAACTGAAGGGTAAGCAGGATGATAAACCGGATGATAAGCCAGATGAGAAGCCGGTTAATACAGACCATATGAAGTACCCTTCTCTGTGGAAAGCAAATGAAGCTGGGATCATTACTTGTTGTTGTGGTGCTGGGGAGTTAGTGCTGAAACGACTACTTCCGGATGGTTGGATATCTGAGTTGGTCAACAGAGTTGAAAAAACTGCTGAAGCTGGCGAGCTTTTGAATTTACCTGAAACGGTTTTGGAGCGATGCCCTTGTTCTAACTCTGACAGACATATTGACATAGACAGCTGTAATTTGTTAAAAGCTGCTTGTCGAGAAGGTTCAGAAGACAATTATCTTTACTCTCCAAGTGTATGGGATGTTCAACAAGATGATTTGAAGCATTTTCAGCACCATTGGGTAAAAGGCGAGCCTGTGATTGTGAGAAATGTGCTTGAAGCTACATCTGGTTTAAGCTGGGAACCAATGGTAATGCATCGTGCCTGCCGCCAGATAAGCCATGTCCAGCATGGATCACTTAAGGATGTTGTTGCTGTTGATTGTTTGGACTTCTGTGAG GTAAAAGTTAATCTTCATGAATTTTTTACTGGATACACGGATGGCCGATATGATCGAATGGGTTGGCCACTAGTTCTGAAACTGAAAGATTGGCCTCCAGCTAAAGTCTTCAAAGATAACTTGCCACGTCATGCTGAGGAGTTCTTATGTAGTTTGCCTTTGAAGCATTACACTCATCCGGTTAATGGACCTTTGAATCTCGCTGTCAAGCTTCCCCAAAATTGCTTGAAGCCAGACATGGGACCAAAGACGTACGTTGCTTCTGGATTTGCTCAAGAATTAGGCCGTGGAGATTCTGTTACTAAGCTCCACTGCGACATGTCTGATGCG GTGAATATTTTGACGCACATATCTGAAGTGCCCAATATGCAACCTGGAATTGGAAATCTGAAAAAGAAGCATGCCGAACAAGATCTCAAGGAGCTGTATAGCTCAGTAGCTAACAAGGAGGAAATGATGGAGATTCTTGAAAATTCCAGACAACAAGTCCAAAATGTTGAAACTGATGATGGAGCTCTTTGGGACATTTTCCGTAGAGAAGATATTCCTAAATTAGAAAGTTACATTGAGAAACATCACAAGGAGTTCAGACATCTCTACTGCTGTCCTGTGTCTCAG GTTGTTCATCCTATACATGACCAGAACTTCTATCTGACGCGGTATCATATAATGAAGCTGAAAGAAGAATATG GCATTGAACCTTGGACCTTCAATCAGAAGCTTGGTGATGCTGTTTTGATACCTGTAGGTTGCCCTCATCAAGTTAGAAATTTGAAG TCCTGCAATAAGGTAGCGCTTGACTTCGTCTCACCTGAAAATGTCAGCGAGTGTTTACGCTTGACAAAACAGTATCGTCTACTTCCACCAAATCATTTTGCAAAAGAAGACAAGTTAGGG GTTAAGAAGATGATAGTCCATGCAGTTGATAAAGCTCTCAGAGACTTAAGTGGAGAGAA GTCTCCAGAAcctgaagagaagaaacaaaatatgagaGGGCCGAAGAAGGGGGCAGCCAAGGCAGTTGCCAAGGCTCTCAAAGACTTATCTCCAAGTGAAAAGAA GTCTTCGGAAGCAGCTGAAGAGGAGATATCAAATGGGATAGTCAATGCAATCGATAAGGGTCTCAAAGACTTACCTCCAAGTGAAGAGAA GTCTTCCGAAGCCAAAGTGGAGATATCAAATGGGATAGTCAGTGCAATGGATAAGGATCTCGAACACATATCTTCAAGCGAAAAGAA GTCTACGGAAGAGGAAGGGGTGAAAAGACCAAATATTGTGAGGACATATGAGCGGAGAAAAAAGCTGGGAAGTGAAGTAACCAACGCATACATTGACAGATTAGAAATGGAGAAGatgtag
- the IBM1 gene encoding Transcription factor jumonji (jmjC) domain-containing protein (increase in bonsai methylation 1 (IBM1); FUNCTIONS IN: sequence-specific DNA binding transcription factor activity, histone demethylase activity (H3-K9 specific); INVOLVED IN: flower development, DNA methylation on cytosine, leaf development, pollen development, histone H3-K9 demethylation; LOCATED IN: cellular_component unknown; EXPRESSED IN: 16 plant structures; EXPRESSED DURING: 11 growth stages; CONTAINS InterPro DOMAIN/s: Transcription factor jumonji/aspartyl beta-hydroxylase (InterPro:IPR003347), Transcription factor jumonji (InterPro:IPR013129); BEST Arabidopsis thaliana protein match is: Transcription factor jumonji (jmjC) domain-containing protein (TAIR:AT1G11950.1).) produces MDSVEEEGVVRVEEENGRGGLRRHRRVSTKLANYVDPPTDDEEDGGPKRKGKRGGNRAPKKTPKKDEEMQKNEIDEANRVTGLVKEKRAATKILNRKDSIIEVGEASGSMPKEVKGIRIGKRKGEIDGEIPTKPGKKPKTTVDPRIIGYRPDNMCHQCQKSDRIVERCQTCNSKRYCHPCLDTWYPLIAKEDVAKKCMFCSSTCNCRACLRLDTKLKGINSNLIVSEEEKVQASKFILQSLLPHLKGINDEQVAEKEVEAKIYGLKFEEVRPQDAKAFPDERLYCDICKTSIYDLHRNCKSCSFDICLSCCLEIRNGKALACKEDVSWNYINRGLEYEHGQEGKVIEKPANKLDDKLKDKLDGKPDDKPKGKPKGRPKGKPDDKPKGKLKGKQDDKPDDKPDEKPVNTDHMKYPSLWKANEAGIITCCCGAGELVLKRLLPDGWISELVNRVEKTAEAGELLNLPETVLERCPCSNSDRHIDIDSCNLLKAACREGSEDNYLYSPSVWDVQQDDLKHFQHHWVKGEPVIVRNVLEATSGLSWEPMVMHRACRQISHVQHGSLKDVVAVDCLDFCEVKVNLHEFFTGYTDGRYDRMGWPLVLKLKDWPPAKVFKDNLPRHAEEFLCSLPLKHYTHPVNGPLNLAVKLPQNCLKPDMGPKTYVASGFAQELGRGDSVTKLHCDMSDADLWTKLYPFNVSPSIAFLVLHRPGIRFLVLLMPNMQPGIGNLKKKHAEQDLKELYSSVANKEEMMEILENSRQQVQNVETDDGALWDIFRREDIPKLESYIEKHHKEFRHLYCCPVSQVVHPIHDQNFYLTRYHIMKLKEEYGIEPWTFNQKLGDAVLIPVGCPHQVRNLKSCNKVALDFVSPENVSECLRLTKQYRLLPPNHFAKEDKLGVKKMIVHAVDKALRDLSGEKSPEPEEKKQNMRGPKKGAAKAVAKALKDLSPSEKKSSEAAEEEISNGIVNAIDKGLKDLPPSEEKSSEAKVEISNGIVSAMDKDLEHISSSEKKSTEEEGVKRPNIVRTYERRKKLGSEVTNAYIDRLEMEKM; encoded by the exons ATGGATTCTGTGGAGGAAGAAGGTGTTGTTAgggttgaagaagagaacGGACGCGGTGGTCTCCGTAGGCATCGGAGGGTTTCTACGAAGCTGGCGAATTACGTAGATCCTCCGACtgacgacgaagaagatggaggACCCAAGCGAAAGGGCAAAAGGGGTGGAAATAGGGCTCCGAAAAAGACACCGAAGAAAGACGAGGAGATGCAAAAGAACGAAATTGATGAAGCAAACCGAGTCACTGGTCTGGTGAAGGAAAAAAGAGCCGCGACTAAGATTCTGAATCGCAAAGACTCCATTATTGAAGTAGGAGAAGCTTCTGGAAGCATGCCCAAGGAAGTAAAGGGAATTAGGATTGGGAAAAGGAAGGGAGAAATCGATGGTGAGATTCCAACTAAGCCGGGCAAGAAGCCAAAGACTACAGTAGACCCGAGAATCATTGGTTACAGACCG GACAATATGTGCCATCAATGTCAAAAGAGCGATAGGATTGTTGAACGGTGTCAGACCTGCAATAGTAAGCGTTATTGTCATCCATGCTTGGACACTTG GTACCCCCTTATAGCAAAAGAAGATGTTGCCAAGAAATGCATGTTCTGCTCTAGTACTTGCAATTGCAGAGCATGCTTGCGTCTAGATACTAAATTGAAA GGGATAAATTCGAACCTCATAGTCAGCGAGGAAGAAAAGGTCCAAGCCTCTAAGTTTATTCTGCAGAGCCTTCTCCCACATCTGAAAGGAATAAATGATGAACAAGTTGCTGAGAAGGAAGTTGAGGCCAAAATATACG GACTGAAGTTTGAAGAGGTGAGGCCCCAAGACGCTAAAGCTTTCCCTGATGAAAGACTATACTG TGATATCTGCAAGACTTCTATCTATGATCTCCATAGGAATTGCAAGTCCTGTAGTTTTGATATCTGCCTTAGCTGTTGCCTTGAGATCCGCAATGGAAAGGCTCTGGCATGTAAGGAGGATGTGTCTTGGAATTATATTAACCGAGGTTTAGAGTATGAACATGGACAAGAAGGAAAAGTGATTGAAAAGCCGGCGAATAAGCTAGATGATAAGTTGAAAGATAAGCTGGATGGTAAGCCGGATGATAAGCCGAAGGGTAAGCCAAAGGGTAGGCCAAAGGGTAAGCCGGATGATAAGCCGAAGGGTAAACTGAAGGGTAAGCAGGATGATAAACCGGATGATAAGCCAGATGAGAAGCCGGTTAATACAGACCATATGAAGTACCCTTCTCTGTGGAAAGCAAATGAAGCTGGGATCATTACTTGTTGTTGTGGTGCTGGGGAGTTAGTGCTGAAACGACTACTTCCGGATGGTTGGATATCTGAGTTGGTCAACAGAGTTGAAAAAACTGCTGAAGCTGGCGAGCTTTTGAATTTACCTGAAACGGTTTTGGAGCGATGCCCTTGTTCTAACTCTGACAGACATATTGACATAGACAGCTGTAATTTGTTAAAAGCTGCTTGTCGAGAAGGTTCAGAAGACAATTATCTTTACTCTCCAAGTGTATGGGATGTTCAACAAGATGATTTGAAGCATTTTCAGCACCATTGGGTAAAAGGCGAGCCTGTGATTGTGAGAAATGTGCTTGAAGCTACATCTGGTTTAAGCTGGGAACCAATGGTAATGCATCGTGCCTGCCGCCAGATAAGCCATGTCCAGCATGGATCACTTAAGGATGTTGTTGCTGTTGATTGTTTGGACTTCTGTGAG GTAAAAGTTAATCTTCATGAATTTTTTACTGGATACACGGATGGCCGATATGATCGAATGGGTTGGCCACTAGTTCTGAAACTGAAAGATTGGCCTCCAGCTAAAGTCTTCAAAGATAACTTGCCACGTCATGCTGAGGAGTTCTTATGTAGTTTGCCTTTGAAGCATTACACTCATCCGGTTAATGGACCTTTGAATCTCGCTGTCAAGCTTCCCCAAAATTGCTTGAAGCCAGACATGGGACCAAAGACGTACGTTGCTTCTGGATTTGCTCAAGAATTAGGCCGTGGAGATTCTGTTACTAAGCTCCACTGCGACATGTCTGATGCG GACCTATGGACCAAGCTTTATCCATTCAATGTGAGTCCATCAATAGCTTTCTTAGTCCTTCATAGGCCTGGCATTCGGTTTTTGGTTCTGTTAA TGCCCAATATGCAACCTGGAATTGGAAATCTGAAAAAGAAGCATGCCGAACAAGATCTCAAGGAGCTGTATAGCTCAGTAGCTAACAAGGAGGAAATGATGGAGATTCTTGAAAATTCCAGACAACAAGTCCAAAATGTTGAAACTGATGATGGAGCTCTTTGGGACATTTTCCGTAGAGAAGATATTCCTAAATTAGAAAGTTACATTGAGAAACATCACAAGGAGTTCAGACATCTCTACTGCTGTCCTGTGTCTCAG GTTGTTCATCCTATACATGACCAGAACTTCTATCTGACGCGGTATCATATAATGAAGCTGAAAGAAGAATATG GCATTGAACCTTGGACCTTCAATCAGAAGCTTGGTGATGCTGTTTTGATACCTGTAGGTTGCCCTCATCAAGTTAGAAATTTGAAG TCCTGCAATAAGGTAGCGCTTGACTTCGTCTCACCTGAAAATGTCAGCGAGTGTTTACGCTTGACAAAACAGTATCGTCTACTTCCACCAAATCATTTTGCAAAAGAAGACAAGTTAGGG GTTAAGAAGATGATAGTCCATGCAGTTGATAAAGCTCTCAGAGACTTAAGTGGAGAGAA GTCTCCAGAAcctgaagagaagaaacaaaatatgagaGGGCCGAAGAAGGGGGCAGCCAAGGCAGTTGCCAAGGCTCTCAAAGACTTATCTCCAAGTGAAAAGAA GTCTTCGGAAGCAGCTGAAGAGGAGATATCAAATGGGATAGTCAATGCAATCGATAAGGGTCTCAAAGACTTACCTCCAAGTGAAGAGAA GTCTTCCGAAGCCAAAGTGGAGATATCAAATGGGATAGTCAGTGCAATGGATAAGGATCTCGAACACATATCTTCAAGCGAAAAGAA GTCTACGGAAGAGGAAGGGGTGAAAAGACCAAATATTGTGAGGACATATGAGCGGAGAAAAAAGCTGGGAAGTGAAGTAACCAACGCATACATTGACAGATTAGAAATGGAGAAGatgtag